The following coding sequences lie in one Peribacillus frigoritolerans genomic window:
- a CDS encoding nucleobase:cation symporter-2 family protein — protein MNDRINKSKAFSLGLQHVLAMYAGAILVPIIVGGALGFNSQQLAYLIAIDLLTCGIATLLQSWKNKYFGIGLPIVLGTSFVAVTPMISIGSNYGISAIYGSIIAAGLFIIFFSNIFGKLLKLFPPVVTGTVVIIIGLSLVPTGIKNMAGGSGSKDFGSAENLMLSLGVLAVILLINRCFTGFIRSISVLIGIIAGTIASTFFGKMDFSTVAEASWFHIPAPLYFGTPSFEIAPILTMMLVGTVILVESTGAFLALGKITGRELSEKDIVKGYRAEGLAFTLGGIFNAFPYSTFAQNVGLVQLSGVKKRTITIVAGFILIGLGLVPKIAALATLIPTAVLGGATVVMFGMVVSSGIKMLNDVDFSDNANLLVIACSVSLGLGATVVPELFSSLPETIRIVVGDGIITGSLTAIILNVILTPRRKKAADRTIAETDQFMAKSI, from the coding sequence ATGAATGACAGAATTAACAAGTCCAAGGCCTTCTCGTTAGGTCTTCAGCACGTTCTTGCCATGTATGCTGGTGCCATATTGGTGCCGATCATCGTCGGCGGGGCATTGGGATTCAATTCTCAACAGTTAGCCTACCTTATTGCCATTGATCTATTGACCTGCGGGATCGCTACATTATTGCAATCTTGGAAAAATAAATATTTTGGCATTGGCCTCCCGATAGTTTTGGGAACTTCTTTCGTCGCAGTCACCCCCATGATATCCATCGGCAGCAATTATGGCATTTCCGCTATCTATGGATCAATCATCGCCGCTGGATTATTCATCATTTTTTTCTCCAACATATTTGGTAAACTGCTTAAATTATTCCCGCCTGTCGTGACCGGTACCGTCGTCATCATCATTGGATTATCCTTAGTGCCCACCGGCATAAAGAATATGGCTGGCGGTTCCGGCAGCAAAGACTTTGGCTCAGCCGAGAACTTGATGCTTTCTTTAGGAGTCCTCGCCGTTATTCTGTTAATCAATCGCTGCTTCACTGGATTCATTCGCTCCATTTCCGTTCTGATTGGCATCATAGCAGGAACGATCGCTTCAACGTTTTTTGGGAAGATGGACTTTTCCACCGTTGCCGAGGCTTCTTGGTTCCATATTCCCGCTCCTTTGTACTTCGGTACACCCAGCTTTGAAATAGCACCCATACTTACGATGATGTTGGTTGGCACAGTCATCCTTGTCGAATCCACTGGCGCATTCCTTGCTCTCGGAAAAATAACCGGCAGGGAATTGAGTGAAAAAGATATTGTCAAGGGCTACCGGGCAGAAGGCCTTGCCTTCACTTTAGGCGGGATTTTCAATGCCTTTCCTTATAGTACATTCGCCCAGAATGTAGGCCTCGTTCAATTATCCGGTGTGAAAAAAAGAACAATCACCATTGTAGCCGGCTTCATTTTAATCGGGCTTGGACTTGTACCGAAAATCGCAGCACTCGCTACCCTGATTCCTACTGCCGTTCTCGGGGGTGCTACCGTCGTCATGTTCGGAATGGTCGTTTCATCAGGAATTAAAATGTTGAATGACGTCGATTTCTCGGATAATGCTAATTTATTGGTCATTGCTTGTTCAGTCTCACTCGGACTGGGCGCCACCGTCGTTCCCGAGTTATTCTCAAGCCTGCCGGAAACAATCCGTATCGTTGTCGGTGATGGAATCATCACAGGAAGCCTGACAGCCATCATCCTGAATGTGATCTTGACTCCTCGAAGGAAAAAGGCGGCAGATAGAACCATCGCGGAAACAGATCAGTTCATGGCAAAAAGCATTTAA
- a CDS encoding PucR family transcriptional regulator produces the protein MKVAELLTLPALTGMHLIAGGTGLEREVRTVNMMDAPDIINFLKPNEFLVTTAYHIKDKPHLLSSLVEAMASQGCAALGIKTRRYIKEIPEEALVLANDLSFPIIELPAELSLGEIINHTFRGILDQRAAELTFAMETHKQFTNLIMRGKGIQKLLDHLSDMIGYPILLVDQYLKPIFQPISTSAIIPIIKKMSEEGFRFHKTKTSFFSFSSLSNKQPYTVFPIFMNEEKFGYLTISGEIKTSDNLITLTIEQATNVISFALMKEHALKQHDRNIRNDFFLHFLDGSFSSQEEIINRAKEFSLPNEQTYICAVGKIDESDSDISYTQLQRRADSIYEFLEDELCLSPNPIHLFTKGKKCILLYEVNEVSADVLQTVETSLKSLQRITASQFGCTISFGVSHLSQSFLQTKNSFKEANDSLLEGGLSKRTEYIQIFRTKDIMELLRIIPEEDLMNFHHYALQGFSKVFTEEEQSLLQTLSVYLETHCQISETAKRLFVHRNTVVYRLEKCEELLGKSLKDSETTLQIRLALRIKTLLKI, from the coding sequence ATGAAGGTAGCCGAACTTTTAACATTGCCAGCATTAACCGGCATGCATTTAATTGCCGGAGGAACAGGGCTCGAACGGGAAGTCCGCACAGTCAATATGATGGACGCTCCGGATATCATCAACTTTTTAAAACCAAATGAATTCCTTGTAACGACCGCTTATCACATAAAGGACAAGCCGCATCTCTTGTCATCACTCGTCGAAGCGATGGCAAGCCAAGGCTGCGCAGCCCTGGGAATAAAGACAAGGAGGTACATAAAGGAAATACCTGAGGAGGCACTGGTTCTTGCCAATGATTTATCCTTTCCAATCATTGAACTCCCGGCCGAATTGTCACTCGGGGAAATCATCAACCATACATTCCGGGGGATTTTGGATCAACGTGCAGCGGAATTGACCTTTGCCATGGAAACACATAAGCAATTCACAAACTTAATCATGCGCGGCAAAGGGATTCAAAAGCTGCTTGATCATTTATCGGATATGATTGGATACCCCATCTTATTAGTTGACCAGTACCTAAAACCGATATTCCAACCAATCTCTACATCCGCAATTATTCCAATAATCAAAAAAATGAGCGAAGAGGGATTCCGATTCCACAAAACCAAAACGTCTTTCTTTTCATTTTCGTCCCTTTCCAATAAACAGCCCTATACCGTCTTCCCCATCTTTATGAATGAAGAAAAATTTGGTTATTTGACGATATCGGGAGAAATCAAGACTAGCGATAACCTCATAACATTGACGATAGAACAGGCAACCAATGTCATTTCTTTTGCCTTGATGAAAGAACACGCCCTTAAACAGCATGATCGGAATATCCGAAATGATTTCTTCCTTCATTTTCTTGATGGCAGTTTCTCCTCACAAGAGGAAATCATAAATCGGGCAAAGGAGTTTTCCTTACCCAATGAACAAACCTATATATGCGCAGTCGGAAAGATCGATGAATCCGATTCGGACATAAGTTACACACAGCTGCAACGAAGGGCTGATTCGATATACGAGTTTTTGGAAGATGAACTTTGCCTATCACCCAATCCCATTCATCTCTTTACCAAAGGCAAGAAATGCATTCTTTTATATGAAGTGAATGAAGTCTCTGCCGACGTTCTCCAGACTGTCGAAACCTCGCTAAAATCATTGCAAAGGATAACAGCCAGCCAGTTCGGCTGCACGATTTCTTTCGGAGTGAGCCATTTGAGCCAGAGTTTTTTACAGACCAAGAACTCTTTCAAAGAAGCGAACGACTCCCTTCTCGAAGGAGGTCTTTCGAAAAGGACCGAATACATCCAAATATTCCGAACGAAGGATATTATGGAATTATTGAGGATCATCCCCGAAGAAGACCTCATGAATTTTCACCATTATGCACTACAGGGATTTTCAAAGGTTTTCACCGAGGAGGAGCAATCTTTATTACAGACATTATCCGTCTATCTCGAAACTCATTGTCAAATATCTGAAACTGCCAAAAGGTTATTCGTACATCGAAACACAGTTGTATACAGACTCGAGAAATGCGAAGAGCTGCTCGGCAAGAGCCTGAAAGATTCGGAGACCACACTCCAGATACGGCTTGCCCTTCGCATTAAAACCTTACTTAAAATATAA
- a CDS encoding allantoinase → MSIYDLIIRNGYVVFPDGVKKADLAIQDGVIVKIGDILDGKGEAEYEADGQHIFPGMIDVHVHFSEPGRAHWEGFETGSQMMAAGGCTTYFDMPLNGIPSTIDRKAFLEKGKLGEMKSVVDFGLWGGLVPGNIDDLEDLAKSGVIGFKAFLSATGNEEFERADDFTLLHGMKKIAELGKVLALHAESDPITQWFKREKEKDGLFSANDYAATRPVQAEAEAVERAITYAELTGCPLHFVHISSSLAIEKIESAKQKGLDVTVETCPHYLLFNQDDLIEKGAVAKCAPPLREREEQERLITRLMEGKFDMISSDHSPCPYELKDPAIHNIFEAWGGISGGQFSLMSMIELAVLHGIPLHKIAEWTASAPAKRFGLSSRKGQIKVGKDADLAIVSLNGTHEVSETNFFAKHKQSVYMGHTFPCQITATINRGKIVYESDVISERERGEWLKVIDSSIAVNS, encoded by the coding sequence ATGTCAATATATGATCTTATTATCCGCAATGGATATGTAGTTTTTCCTGATGGAGTGAAGAAAGCTGATCTCGCCATCCAGGATGGGGTGATTGTTAAGATTGGGGATATCCTGGATGGTAAAGGTGAAGCAGAGTATGAAGCGGATGGCCAGCATATCTTTCCTGGTATGATTGATGTCCATGTGCATTTTAGCGAACCTGGCCGCGCTCATTGGGAGGGCTTTGAAACAGGATCGCAAATGATGGCGGCGGGAGGCTGCACCACATATTTCGATATGCCATTGAATGGAATCCCTTCAACGATTGATCGAAAGGCTTTCCTTGAAAAGGGCAAGCTCGGTGAGATGAAGTCGGTTGTAGACTTTGGATTATGGGGAGGACTGGTCCCGGGAAATATCGATGATTTAGAGGATCTCGCCAAATCCGGAGTCATCGGATTTAAGGCCTTTCTTTCAGCGACGGGAAATGAGGAGTTTGAACGGGCAGATGATTTCACCCTTTTACATGGAATGAAGAAAATAGCGGAATTGGGAAAGGTCTTGGCCCTTCATGCGGAAAGTGATCCGATCACTCAGTGGTTCAAGCGGGAAAAAGAGAAGGATGGACTATTCAGTGCGAATGATTATGCAGCTACAAGACCTGTGCAAGCGGAAGCGGAGGCTGTGGAACGTGCCATTACATATGCAGAGTTAACGGGCTGTCCGCTGCACTTTGTCCATATTAGCAGTAGTTTGGCCATCGAAAAAATTGAATCGGCCAAACAAAAGGGGCTGGATGTGACGGTCGAGACGTGTCCGCATTATTTATTATTCAATCAGGATGATTTAATAGAAAAAGGCGCGGTTGCAAAATGTGCTCCCCCGCTAAGGGAAAGAGAAGAACAAGAAAGATTGATTACCCGTTTAATGGAAGGGAAATTCGATATGATTTCTTCTGACCACTCACCATGCCCTTATGAGCTGAAAGATCCTGCCATACATAATATTTTTGAAGCGTGGGGCGGAATAAGCGGGGGGCAATTTTCGCTGATGTCGATGATAGAATTGGCAGTTTTACATGGTATCCCGCTTCATAAAATCGCTGAGTGGACAGCTTCAGCCCCGGCAAAAAGGTTCGGTCTTTCCTCTAGAAAAGGACAAATTAAGGTAGGGAAGGATGCAGACCTTGCCATCGTTTCACTTAATGGTACGCATGAAGTTTCGGAAACGAATTTCTTCGCGAAACATAAGCAAAGCGTTTATATGGGCCATACCTTTCCTTGCCAAATCACGGCTACCATTAATAGAGGGAAAATAGTTTACGAGTCTGATGTAATCAGTGAAAGGGAGCGTGGGGAGTGGCTAAAAGTGATAGATTCCAGTATTGCGGTCAATAGCTAG
- a CDS encoding Rieske 2Fe-2S domain-containing protein, translated as MSEGTVASGKKKRVTPFPKECTFSKGDWDVLSQYWFPVAAVEEVSEKPIGIKLLDVHLVLYRANGKIIVARDLCLHRGVPLSMGWVDGDDIVCPYHGFRYGPEGNCTGIPAHPNAKISPRLCINIYPAIERYGLVWTSIASDKEDIPKLPAWDDEEYLNILPPSIDIAGSAGRQMEGFLDVSHFAWVHSESFADRNNPIVPSYKVEKTEYGLHVEYLSSVSNYGKGMRHLEPDNFEWLRVFDIYPPLAAKLTVHFPEDGKLHILNCASPVSARKTRMFSPMARNFDIDAPVEDTYEFNLQIFNEDKEMVENQKPEELPLDLQAEAHIAADKTSIAYRQLLRELGLGSNYTS; from the coding sequence ATGAGTGAAGGCACAGTTGCTTCCGGTAAGAAAAAAAGAGTAACGCCGTTTCCGAAAGAATGCACATTCAGCAAAGGGGACTGGGATGTATTATCGCAATATTGGTTTCCTGTGGCTGCAGTCGAGGAGGTATCGGAAAAACCGATAGGCATTAAACTTCTGGATGTGCACCTTGTCCTTTATCGGGCCAATGGGAAGATTATCGTTGCGAGGGACCTTTGTCTGCATCGCGGTGTGCCATTAAGCATGGGGTGGGTGGATGGTGATGATATCGTATGCCCTTACCACGGTTTTAGATATGGTCCGGAAGGGAATTGTACGGGGATACCTGCGCATCCCAACGCTAAAATATCCCCGCGTCTTTGCATTAATATTTATCCCGCGATAGAGCGCTACGGCTTGGTTTGGACTTCGATTGCGAGCGATAAAGAGGATATTCCGAAGTTACCGGCCTGGGATGATGAGGAATATTTGAACATCCTGCCGCCATCCATAGACATTGCCGGTTCAGCCGGTCGGCAGATGGAAGGTTTTTTGGATGTGTCCCACTTTGCTTGGGTTCATTCGGAAAGCTTCGCTGATCGTAACAATCCTATCGTTCCTAGTTATAAGGTGGAAAAAACGGAGTATGGCCTGCATGTGGAATACTTAAGTTCCGTCAGTAATTACGGAAAAGGCATGCGGCATTTAGAACCTGACAACTTTGAGTGGCTGCGTGTTTTTGATATCTATCCACCGCTGGCGGCCAAGCTTACTGTCCATTTCCCGGAGGATGGAAAACTTCACATCCTGAACTGTGCCAGTCCGGTTTCGGCACGAAAGACAAGAATGTTTTCGCCGATGGCCCGTAACTTTGATATAGATGCCCCGGTTGAAGATACTTATGAATTCAATTTGCAGATTTTCAATGAAGATAAGGAAATGGTGGAAAATCAAAAGCCGGAGGAGCTGCCTCTCGATTTGCAAGCGGAAGCGCATATCGCGGCAGATAAGACGTCGATCGCTTATCGTCAGCTATTGAGGGAATTGGGCTTAGGTTCAAATTATACAAGTTGA
- a CDS encoding pyridoxal-phosphate-dependent aminotransferase family protein, translating to MAYSELNAPMRTIMTPGPVEVDPRVLRAMSTPILGQFDPAFTTIMNEVMEMLRLVFQTKNKWAFPIDGTSRSGNEAILCSIIEPGDKVLVPIFGRFGHLLVEICERYGAEVHTMECPWGEVFEPQAVIAEIKKVSPKITAIVHGETSTGCMQPLKEIGLACRELGVLLVVDAVASIGGTDVKVDEWCIDGLIGGTQKCLSVPSGMAPITYNERIEEIIQSRKKVERGIATDEDNQKVSLRRPITSNYFDLSMLQDYWGPRRLNHHTEATSMIYALREGLRLVLEEGLETRFARHELHEAALVGGIKAMGLTLFGDGKNKLPCVTCIEIPKGIDGEAVRAMLLNEFGIEIASSFGPLHGKIWRIGTMGFSCRKENILFVLASLEAVLLRQGFQVNRGEALQAALDVYVGKTEKVSASRGSL from the coding sequence ATGGCATATTCAGAATTGAATGCACCGATGAGAACGATCATGACACCAGGACCGGTCGAAGTGGACCCGCGTGTTTTAAGGGCGATGAGCACACCGATATTAGGGCAATTCGATCCTGCATTCACTACAATCATGAATGAAGTGATGGAAATGCTGCGTTTGGTTTTTCAAACGAAAAATAAATGGGCATTCCCGATCGATGGCACCTCAAGATCGGGTAATGAAGCGATTTTATGCAGCATCATTGAGCCGGGAGATAAGGTTCTGGTTCCCATATTCGGTAGATTCGGTCATTTGTTGGTCGAAATCTGTGAGCGATACGGAGCTGAAGTCCATACGATGGAATGTCCTTGGGGAGAGGTGTTCGAACCGCAAGCTGTCATCGCGGAAATCAAGAAAGTCTCCCCTAAAATAACAGCAATCGTTCATGGGGAAACTTCCACTGGTTGTATGCAGCCTTTGAAGGAAATCGGGTTGGCCTGCCGTGAATTGGGTGTCCTGCTTGTGGTGGATGCGGTTGCCTCCATCGGGGGCACCGATGTTAAGGTGGATGAATGGTGTATTGATGGGTTGATAGGAGGGACGCAAAAATGCTTGTCCGTTCCTTCAGGTATGGCACCGATTACGTATAATGAGAGAATAGAAGAAATCATCCAGTCCCGCAAAAAGGTGGAACGTGGTATTGCGACGGATGAAGACAACCAAAAGGTTTCGCTCCGCCGTCCGATCACCAGTAATTATTTCGATTTAAGCATGCTGCAGGATTATTGGGGACCGCGCCGCTTGAATCACCATACAGAAGCTACTTCCATGATTTATGCGTTACGTGAAGGGTTGCGCCTTGTGCTTGAAGAAGGTCTGGAAACGCGCTTTGCCCGTCATGAACTCCACGAAGCTGCTCTCGTTGGAGGGATCAAGGCAATGGGGCTAACGTTATTCGGGGATGGGAAAAACAAACTTCCGTGTGTAACTTGCATCGAAATTCCAAAAGGAATCGACGGTGAGGCTGTAAGAGCCATGCTGTTGAATGAATTTGGCATCGAAATCGCTTCCTCGTTTGGTCCGCTTCACGGGAAAATCTGGAGGATCGGGACCATGGGATTCAGTTGCAGGAAAGAAAACATCCTCTTTGTATTGGCTTCCTTGGAAGCTGTCCTTTTGCGCCAGGGGTTCCAAGTTAATCGGGGAGAGGCTTTGCAGGCTGCACTGGATGTGTATGTGGGAAAGACGGAGAAAGTGTCTGCATCAAGGGGTTCTCTTTGA
- the allC gene encoding allantoate deiminase, protein MGIQIEKFIDEKDDVASMIEWLASFGATENNGVTRLLYSKEWMSAQQAMKAEMEKEKLSTYFDSVGNLFGRLEGTDLSGGIILTGSHIDTVKDGGKYDGAYGVIASFLAVKRLYKAYGAPRKTIEVVSFCEEEGSRFPLTFWGSRNIKGIYGLEHVRDLKDTEGIPFLEAMKKSGFEPEAYKTPVRDDIERFVEIHIEQGMVLEKNENAIGVVSHIVGQRRYTVKIMGESDHAGTTPMSYRKDAVGFASEFISFLTKKAKEMDPGLVATVGRMDVKPNVPNVIAGEVELSLDIRHHEEEVLERFCKEIFSTFDSLAKEAEMKLEVSQWMDVKPVAMDREMNRLVRKITEDKNIPYQDMVSGAGHDAQVFGSFCPTCLLFVPSKGGISHSPKEFTSVADMEKGIDVLSEILYKLAY, encoded by the coding sequence ATGGGCATTCAAATCGAAAAATTCATAGATGAAAAGGATGATGTTGCGTCGATGATAGAATGGTTGGCATCTTTCGGGGCAACGGAGAATAATGGGGTGACCCGGTTATTATATTCCAAGGAATGGATGAGCGCTCAGCAGGCAATGAAAGCTGAGATGGAAAAAGAAAAGCTCAGTACATATTTTGATAGTGTAGGCAACTTGTTTGGCAGGCTTGAGGGAACGGATCTCTCCGGTGGAATCATTCTGACTGGTTCTCATATAGACACGGTCAAGGATGGGGGGAAATATGACGGCGCATATGGGGTCATCGCTAGTTTCCTGGCAGTTAAGAGGTTGTATAAAGCCTATGGGGCGCCGCGAAAGACGATTGAAGTCGTTTCCTTTTGTGAGGAGGAAGGAAGCAGATTTCCCTTAACGTTTTGGGGGTCGAGGAATATTAAAGGAATCTATGGTCTTGAGCATGTCAGGGATTTAAAAGATACAGAAGGAATTCCTTTTTTGGAAGCCATGAAAAAGTCAGGGTTTGAACCTGAAGCCTATAAAACCCCGGTCCGCGATGATATTGAACGGTTCGTCGAAATTCATATAGAACAGGGGATGGTGCTTGAAAAGAATGAGAATGCAATTGGGGTCGTCAGCCATATTGTCGGGCAGCGCCGTTATACGGTTAAAATCATGGGTGAGAGTGATCATGCGGGCACCACTCCCATGTCATACAGGAAGGATGCTGTCGGTTTTGCTTCGGAATTCATTTCTTTTTTAACGAAAAAAGCGAAGGAGATGGACCCGGGTTTAGTTGCGACGGTTGGCAGAATGGATGTTAAGCCTAATGTTCCGAATGTCATTGCTGGTGAAGTGGAGCTCAGTCTCGATATCAGGCATCACGAGGAAGAGGTTCTTGAAAGGTTTTGTAAGGAAATCTTTTCGACTTTCGATTCCTTGGCAAAGGAGGCTGAAATGAAGTTGGAGGTTTCACAATGGATGGATGTCAAACCTGTTGCGATGGATCGGGAAATGAATCGCCTTGTCCGAAAGATAACTGAAGATAAAAATATACCATACCAAGATATGGTCAGCGGAGCCGGCCATGATGCACAGGTATTTGGTTCGTTTTGTCCGACTTGCTTGCTGTTCGTTCCAAGTAAGGGGGGGATCAGCCATTCGCCTAAGGAGTTTACGAGTGTTGCGGATATGGAAAAGGGAATCGACGTTTTAAGTGAAATACTATATAAATTAGCCTATTAA
- a CDS encoding PaaI family thioesterase, which yields MTTHLDQDIHELHYDQIKQVLADEPYASFLGMRLTKLGPGTAEAELIPSDHMLNSHGTVHGAIIFSLADYVFAAASNSYGKIAVGVSNNINFLSAGKRGETLTARAEEIKKNHKLAWYKIDVLNERELIATMEAMVYRKNQYFVDQVE from the coding sequence ATGACCACACATTTAGATCAGGATATTCACGAATTGCATTATGATCAAATCAAACAAGTTCTGGCCGACGAACCATATGCTTCTTTTCTAGGGATGAGATTGACGAAGCTCGGTCCCGGGACAGCGGAAGCAGAATTGATTCCAAGTGACCACATGCTAAATAGCCACGGAACGGTTCACGGTGCGATTATCTTTTCACTTGCTGATTACGTGTTCGCCGCAGCCAGCAATTCATATGGCAAAATTGCGGTTGGCGTTTCAAACAACATCAACTTCTTATCAGCTGGCAAACGGGGTGAGACTTTAACTGCCAGAGCGGAAGAGATAAAGAAAAACCATAAACTGGCATGGTATAAAATAGACGTGTTAAATGAAAGGGAATTGATTGCAACCATGGAAGCGATGGTATACAGGAAAAATCAATATTTCGTCGACCAAGTTGAATAA